One genomic segment of Jaculus jaculus isolate mJacJac1 chromosome 2, mJacJac1.mat.Y.cur, whole genome shotgun sequence includes these proteins:
- the LOC123458672 gene encoding 3-beta-hydroxysteroid-Delta(8),Delta(7)-isomerase-like has product MNLSSQELRKVGAPGKRRRNRAALGKEYAKGDSRYIINDTFIIFMETITACLWGPLSLWVVIAFLRQQPLRFVLQLVVSAGQIYGDVLYFLTEHHNGFQHGELGHPIYFWFYFVFMNGLWLVLPGVLVFDSIKQLTHAQSMLDTKVMKTKSKNN; this is encoded by the coding sequence GGAGCTCCTGGGAAACGGCGCCGCAATCGCGCAGCTTTAGGGAAAGAGTATGCCAAGGGAGACAGCCGATACATCATTAATGACACCTTCATCATCTTTATGGAGACTATCACAGCTTGCCTGTGGGGACCACTCAGCCTGTGGGTGGTGATTGCCTTTCTCCGCCAGCAACCTCTCCGCTTTGTCCTACAGCTCGTGGTCTCTGCAGGCCAGATATACGGGGATGTGCTGTACTTCCTGACGGAGCACCACAACGGGTTCCAGCATGGGGAGCTGGGTCACCCCATATATTTCTGGTTTTACTTTGTCTTCATGAATGGCTTATGGCTGGTGCTGCCCGGAGTCCTCGTGTTTGATTCCATAAAGCAGCTCACTCATGCCCAGAGCATGTTGGACACCAAGGTCATGAAGACCAAGAGCAAGAATAACTAA